The genomic stretch CGGATGCAATCATGCAGAAATAGTGGACCAACATGTTATGTGATGTACCACTACCACCGCGGGAGGAAGAAGCAGCAAAGTGTGGCTcagcacgtacgtacgtacgtgtcaGCCTCTGCGACTGCGAGCAGGAGCATAGCTCTGCATCGCTTTTGTACTGCGCTGGCGTTTCAAGCTCTGACCTACGAACAGAACAGCGAGCTGGGTCCAGAGCCTCTTGATTTGGTCCCTGTCTCCTATCGTCACAAGACATTTACAATTCCTCGAACCTCGGTTCTGTTCCAGCATTCAAACGCCAAtcatcattttcttttttttaaaaaaaaaaacttatatcTCTTGTTTTGGCCGTAGCAGATCTGATCCTGGGAGTCTGAAGAGGTCGCGGTAGAATCTGAAGCCGCCCTCGATCTCCGGCGCAGCAGCAGCCACCCGTGTCTTGCGAGCCGTGACCGATGGAGTCAGGCTAGAACCGAGCGCCCGCCCTGCCTGATCTCATCTCATCTGGAACAAGGACGGTGACGACGGCGCGTGCAGGGCATGGGCgcatggccagccgcagccggCCGGGCCGGCGGGGAGGCCGCCGCGCCTCCCGTGTCCcgtggacggacggacggacggagagATTGGGGGGATCGACATCGATTCCAAGCGGATGGATGGGTGATTGGACGACGACCGGAGGACGCAGACTTGCAGAGCAGAGCGGGGTGGTGGCGTGGGGGCCCGGCGGGCTAGTCCGGTTGCGGCAGTTGGGTCCTCCGGCCGAGGTGCGGACAAGCACGACGCTTCCGCCCGTGACCGTTGCCATGTGACCCCGGGAGAGCACACATGCGGACACGCGTGATGCCCTCCCAGcatcgccggccggccggccggcccccgCGCGTGGACGCTTTGctggcttttggcaaaatgactGTCTGCCAGAGGTGCCAGGACTGACGGCAACGCATGCATGCGCCcatgccgatgccgatgccgcTGCCACCGTGGTGGTGCGTGTGGTCATTCCTGGCCACGTATGAATGTGCCTGGCTTGCCGCGGGTATTCCACGCTCCGTCACTTCTTTCTAGCCACACATGCTCCCGGCTGCTGCATCAAACTGAGTTTTGCCTAGTGTATGTCATTCCACACATGAGCATTTTCAGTGACAGCGCCTAAAAAGCTCATAAACTGAGTTTTGCCTCGGTCATGCCATGGCCCAGGCTCACGGAGTCATGGACACAGTGAATAATCGAATCGGTCGCCCACATGCCTGCCTTTATTTGGTTCCTGCAACAAGATTGTGCGCTGGCCACATAGGCATGGCTGTACTGTACACGGTACAGCGTAGCCATGGCAATGCCAGGAGCGCAGTAATGCTCCTTACAATTGAAAAGAAAAGGCAGTGCTGGATGACCTATCTTGCGACCTCTGTACGGAGAATCATGCAAAGTAGTAGTAGTCCGTATATAACTATTGTAACATGGCACGTCTGCACATGCCAATGGATGCTAGTCCAGGGCTCCAGGCAACGTTACCCATGAGCCAGGCACCACTTGGACACCAGTAATTGTGGTCTTTCAAAGAATAAAAGATACCGGTAGTTGTAATTTGATTCGGTTTACCTCCTGTTTTGTTGGTGAACTCCACGAACTCCTCGTTCGGAAGTTGTAATAATCTCCTGGCTCTCAATGAAATTTCTACAGAGCCTCAATAGCCAGAAGTTCAGTACTCCTCCCGCACACTGCTTGTGGTACGCCATGCAAACACTGCAGTGGATAAGTGTGTACAATTATTTTGTTCTGGCTAACCTCTAACTACAATTTCAAACAAATGATCATCAATGCTACAAACAGGAATGTCCATAAAAAGAATGCCGGGCTAATCCCTCACCTAAAGGAAAAAGGCCACCGGCAGATTCTCGTGTAATAGCACAACAAAGGAAATAAAACAGCGCTACAAATGACTATGGTGATGAAGAAAAAGGTGAACACTGCAACTTCACTGTGCAGATGTAAGACTGATACACATGTCTCCCTTGCGTGCACGTGAGTTGGGGCCACATATCCCAATCATTTTCCATTTCACTTTCACCTAAAATCCTGACAAACGGGAGCATGGCCGGCTCTGGGGTTTGCTATTTAAAACCCctttctctctttccctcctcacAATCACAGGCCTCCCGCTCTGTGTTCTCTATCTACTACCCAGCACACAATACACACTCTAATCTCCACACAGCCAGTAGATACGGACAGAAGGATGAAGCTGAGAGCAAAAGGCCTCGGCCTCCTGCTTCTCCTTGTCCTGCTTGCTATTTGCTCCACCATTGAAGTCAGCGAGGCGAGAAGAGGCAAGCATTGGCGGTCGTCGAGGAGCTCACCAGGCTCCTCTCAGCTCAAGAAAGGCAAAGGAAAGAAGAGCAGCTCCCGCCGGCAACACGGCAGCAACCGGCCAAGTCCGAAGCCACCGGTCAGCTCCACGCCAAGCTCTGGTGCTGGTAAAGGAAATCAGAATCCATACCAACCAAGCCCGAATGCCCCTCCAAGCCCTGCCAATGGCAGTAGGCATTCCACTCCCAAGCTGCCGCCGACTTCAAGCTGTGGGAAGGGTCATCAACAGCCATCGCAGCCGCCACCAGCAACCTCGCAGGGTGCAGTATTCAATGTGGTTGATTTTGGAGCCAAGGGTGACGGAGTTACAGATGATACTAAGGTCAATAGCTTCTTTGCCCTGCAAATGCTCTGTTTCAAACAAAATTCCATTATAAAATTGTCAAGCATCATGCACTATCTGAGCCAGAAATCTCAAAATTGCAATTTCTTCCGTGAGTTTGCGATTTAGATGCTCTGTTTCAAACTGATCTTTGCATGACTTTCATGAGGACACAATGATGTCGATCACCTCCATCCAGGGGAAATGTCGTCCCAATGACATCTTGAGATTTGAATTTGCCATGCATATTTTCCTCTCCCGAATGCTTAGAAATTGGAATTTAGCATGTAATGCTAGCCTGAATTCATTTTGCCATAATCACCACAGCTTATGATGGTGAGCTTTTCAATGTGCCTACGATCATACCAGTTTTACTCTCACTGTCTCACATGATCTGCAGTACAGAGCCTGAAAAGTTGTCACCAGCGCCCTATTTTTCTGGAGTCTTATTTGCATGTTTGCATGTGTTTCGATCTGTTCCCTGTTTGGCTTGTTCTTTCCTTCTCACATGATTGTTGCATATAGCAGCATAATCAGATCCATTTACACATCTAGCTGGCCAAGTTTTTTTTTAAGTCATGGTAGAGAACAAAGTACACCAAGCAAGTCAGGATATACAAATGCAGAACCTTTTCCACAGCTCTTACAAGACGTTTCTGTGTACAGAGAAAACAAACAAAACCAATTGTAATATGAGATACCCAGGCTTTACAAGATAAGAGAATAGCGAACTTTCTCTCTATGGCATTAACAGAGCACAATTTTCTTACTTTTGCAAGAACACACTGCATGAACCAATAAcaccattttttttgtttttattacaaagccaaaaaaacaaaaaaaacaaaaactcatggaaattttgTACCGGGTTAATAACAAGAAAATAAGCCATACTTAACAAAGTTTTCCAATATGCACCGTCTCATTGTCTGAAAGCTCTATCGATCctatataattttttatattttgaGTAACTTCAATTTTTTTGAAAGGAAAATAACTTCATTTTTTACagtttattttgtttttgtgtGGTCATAAACTGGTTCTTGTTTTGGCACAGTGACCAAAAAGAAATAAGACATAGTGCAACAGCTGACTACCCTGCTTAGGGATCTGGATTACTGTGTTTTTACCCCCCCCTTCTCAGTTAATTTTGTGATGCTAGATTCCAGAGGACCGTCTTTTCAGAAATCTAGAGCTAATAATTGTACGTGCATTTGCATACAGGCTTTTGAAGGAGCGTGGGCTGCTGCCTGCAACCAGGGGGCATCTACAGTTCTCGTACCACCAGAACTAGAGTTCCTTGTTGGGCCAATCTCGTTCTCTGGACCTTACTGCAAACCGAATATTGTCTTTCAGGTAATCATGCTCTCCCAAATGATAAGATACTCAAAAGGGCTTTCTCAACATAGCTTGAATTGACCAACAAAAAGGTCAAAAAGTAGGACAGGACTGTATTTAATCTAATTTGAGATGCGCACCAATGGAAGACTAAGTTCATTGAGTAATGTCGTTTAATGTTGTACTCACTTTGCAGCTGGAAGGAACAATCCTAGCTCCAACCAGTGCTAAATCCTGGGGTTCTGGCTTGCTCCAGTGGCTGGAGTTCACCAAACTAAATGGAATAGTTATTCAAGGGAACGGCATTATAAATGGGAGAGGGCAACAGTGGTGGACCTACTTAGACCCAGAggatgaggatgatgatgacacgGTGAGAGCTGGCCACCAAGTGTATAATTTTCTATtaagtactcaaaagaaaagttggTCATGTTAAGTGCTTACTTTGGATGCTTTCCTGCAGTACGATGTGGAGTTTGAAAGAATGCCACAGATTAAACCTACAGTAAGAATCACTAATGCACACTATTATCATACCATACTGAAATGAAGTAATGAAACTCTGATTTCATACCTGATGCAGGCATTGAGGTTTTATGGTAGTTTCAACGTTGTAGTAGCTGGTATCACTATTGTCAACAGCTCACAGTGCCATCTTAAGTTTGACAACTGTCAAGGAGTGATGGTCCATGACGTGACTATATCCTCCCCTGAGAACAGTCTCAACACTGACGGAATACACCTGCAGAACTCCAAAGATGTCAGCATTCATCATACAAACCTGGCTTGTGGTAATTCCTTAAAACTTACTGTATATCTCAATTCAAGAGGCATCTAGGCTATATTCATGAAACTCAAAAGTTTTGTTTTGCAAAGCTTTGCAACAAAGACACATTTCCATCAAGAACACTAAATAAATAagacaaaaaaaatacaaagaatTACCTAGGGTCAACCGAAAGCCTGCATCTCAGTTCTGTTTCGCCTGTATACTCTGCACGTCAAAGGACATGTTTCAGAGTTAAAGAGTACACTGAAAAACTTCTGTAAAGTAGCATAATCCTTTTGTCCTATTCGATACAGGTGACGACTGCATCTCCATCCAGACAGGATGCAGCAACATAAATATACACAACGTGAATTGTGGACCAGGCCATGGAATCAGCATAGGTGGACTAGGTCGAGACAACACAAAAGCATGTGTATCAAATGTTACAGTAAGAGACGTCAACATGTTCAGAACCATGAATGGTGTCAGAATCAAGACCTGGCAGGTAAGCTTGAGAACATAAGTACAAAAAAAATTCTTATTCAACATCAGACATTAGTACATAATAATATCACAATAGAAAAAACTGAAAAAGGAAAGAATATGTATATGTCACCATTTGATATCTATACAAGCAATAACCTTGGAAAGTTCCAAGAAGAAAAATGATGATGCCAGCCAAAACAACAATTCCTACTGAGCTAAACAAAGTGAAATCTCATTTCTCGCAGGGTGGTGTAGGATTGGTTCAAGACATAAGGTTCTCAAATATACAAGTCTCAGAGGTTCAAACACCCATTATCATAGATCAGTTTTATTGTGACAGAAGCACTTGCAGAAATCAAACATCAGCAGTGGCAGTATCAGGAGTTCAATATGAGAATATCAGAGGAACATTTACAATCAAGCCTGTCCATTTTGCATGCAGTGACAGCTTACCTTGTTCAGGAATCTCTCTTACCGGTGTGCAACTCAGACCAGTGCAAGTACCCCACTACCACCTGAATAACCCATTCTGCTGGCAAGCTTTTGGGGAGCTCTACACTCCAACCGTCCCTCCCATAGCTTGCTTGCAGATTGGAAAACCTGCTGGCAATAACTTACAGTCATATGACGACATATGCTGAAAGTGCCTTTGTCTGTTGATTGGTGCTTATCCATGAGTGGTCGTTGTGATACATGCGACCCCATTTGCACCATTGCTTGTTGATGTGCACATATACAGATATTTTGAGGTCATCTTATTACAACATTTTAACTTTTTCATCAAAGTAAACATAAATATATTCATCCAAAATGGTCATATAGCAAGAGTATGTACTTGAGTTCTCCACAATGAGTAAACACAATGACAAAGATTGTTTGTTTAAATAAGTGTAAACAGGGCTACAGCAAAGGGCCGAAAGATAATTGATAAACAACAGTAAACTGCAGCCGTACATCTACAATATTGATACCTAATCCTGAAGAGTGAGATTAATAATTAGAAGTCGATTCCTAAAGGATACCAACCAGAAAAATCTCTTGGATCAAATACGAAAAGAAAATGATTGCTTGAAGAAACTAGAGAATGGTTAGAAAAATGAGTAAATGTAATATAGCCAGTTTCTAGTTAACCAATATGACATATTGCAATGCACAAATATGATATACCACTGTTAACACTTAGCAAAGGGGGTATTGATGGGTATAGCTGAAATAATTATGAAAAATGGAGATAAAAATGTTCTATAAATATGCAGAAAGAGGAAATAACTAATAAAAACGTGGTATTTAGAAATTAATTCTGATGT from Sorghum bicolor cultivar BTx623 chromosome 3, Sorghum_bicolor_NCBIv3, whole genome shotgun sequence encodes the following:
- the LOC8054932 gene encoding polygalacturonase At1g48100: MKLRAKGLGLLLLLVLLAICSTIEVSEARRGKHWRSSRSSPGSSQLKKGKGKKSSSRRQHGSNRPSPKPPVSSTPSSGAGKGNQNPYQPSPNAPPSPANGSRHSTPKLPPTSSCGKGHQQPSQPPPATSQGAVFNVVDFGAKGDGVTDDTKAFEGAWAAACNQGASTVLVPPELEFLVGPISFSGPYCKPNIVFQLEGTILAPTSAKSWGSGLLQWLEFTKLNGIVIQGNGIINGRGQQWWTYLDPEDEDDDDTYDVEFERMPQIKPTALRFYGSFNVVVAGITIVNSSQCHLKFDNCQGVMVHDVTISSPENSLNTDGIHLQNSKDVSIHHTNLACGDDCISIQTGCSNINIHNVNCGPGHGISIGGLGRDNTKACVSNVTVRDVNMFRTMNGVRIKTWQGGVGLVQDIRFSNIQVSEVQTPIIIDQFYCDRSTCRNQTSAVAVSGVQYENIRGTFTIKPVHFACSDSLPCSGISLTGVQLRPVQVPHYHLNNPFCWQAFGELYTPTVPPIACLQIGKPAGNNLQSYDDIC